A section of the Bacillus sp. HSf4 genome encodes:
- the rpoN gene encoding RNA polymerase factor sigma-54, translated as MKLHVQQQQTVKLHLTQGLTQAIQLLQYSSAELNSRLDELSLENPLIERKDTDIPRSFYHKTNHQLQRDSGTAHEDLQGALKRQALDLQLSDREKRIFGYLVESLDSNGYVNEQLTFIASALSVPGEEVETVLAKLQTLEPAGVGARSLKECILIQLRRLPRQTADAENVISGYFELFAKKAWKELSARTGLSLSQLQDIQDLVAELSPRPGLLYEAEERNVYIEPDVIIYIQDGALSLELSSRSFPDIQLNSFYEPMLKARTNDDTAAFLSDKYSQWKWLDHALRQRRETMKRVMGEILVRQKDYFLKGKEKIQPLTLKDVADVLGIHESTVSRAVKGKFVQTPYELCELKRFFSAKVKDVSDGHTSSHTVKVQLRRLIEEENKMKPLSDQKLADLLKEQHGIVISRRTVAKYRDQLNILPSSVRKRYE; from the coding sequence ATGAAATTGCATGTACAGCAGCAGCAAACGGTAAAACTTCATTTGACACAGGGGCTTACACAAGCCATTCAATTGCTGCAGTATTCCTCGGCTGAACTAAACAGCCGGCTTGATGAGCTCTCACTGGAAAACCCTCTTATCGAACGGAAAGACACCGATATTCCCCGATCATTTTACCATAAAACCAATCACCAATTACAACGAGACTCCGGGACGGCGCATGAGGATTTGCAAGGCGCGTTAAAGCGGCAGGCGCTCGACTTGCAATTGTCAGACCGGGAAAAGCGCATTTTCGGCTACTTGGTTGAATCGCTTGATTCAAACGGGTATGTCAATGAACAGCTTACCTTTATCGCCTCCGCCCTGTCTGTGCCCGGAGAGGAAGTGGAAACCGTTCTGGCGAAGCTGCAGACACTTGAACCGGCCGGAGTCGGAGCGCGTTCTTTAAAGGAATGCATTCTCATTCAATTAAGGCGCCTCCCAAGGCAGACGGCGGATGCTGAGAACGTCATTTCCGGCTATTTCGAACTTTTTGCCAAAAAGGCATGGAAGGAGCTTTCCGCGAGAACGGGCCTTTCCCTTTCACAGCTTCAGGATATTCAGGATCTTGTCGCAGAACTGTCTCCGAGGCCCGGTTTGCTTTACGAAGCTGAGGAGCGGAACGTCTATATTGAGCCTGATGTGATCATTTACATTCAGGACGGAGCATTGAGTTTGGAGCTCAGCAGCCGCTCGTTTCCGGACATCCAGCTTAATTCATTTTACGAGCCAATGCTCAAAGCACGGACCAATGATGATACAGCCGCTTTTTTATCAGACAAATACAGTCAGTGGAAATGGCTTGATCATGCCCTCAGGCAAAGAAGGGAAACGATGAAAAGGGTGATGGGGGAGATCCTCGTTCGTCAAAAAGATTATTTTCTCAAAGGGAAAGAAAAGATACAGCCCTTGACATTAAAGGATGTCGCCGATGTCCTCGGCATTCATGAATCCACGGTGAGCCGGGCGGTGAAAGGGAAATTTGTGCAGACACCGTATGAGCTCTGTGAACTGAAACGGTTTTTTTCGGCAAAAGTGAAGGATGTCTCAGACGGCCATACGTCAAGCCATACGGTCAAAGTGCAGCTCCGTCGTCTGATCGAAGAGGAAAATAAAATGAAACCGCTTTCTGACCAAAAGCTGGCTGACCTGCTCAAAGAACAGCACGGCATCGTCATCTCCCGGCGAACGGTCGCCAAATACAGAGATCAGCTCAACATCTTGCCTTCATCCGTGAGAAAACGCTATGAATAG
- a CDS encoding lactate utilization protein C, with amino-acid sequence MTNGTIQNKDSFLNRIAERLGRSRRTAGVSVPDYAHQPQHRVYQGFTQDQLLGVLKEHCRKIHTELLETDTLGLYEALYDQASRFGGGPVIVPKDERFQEYGLSSLLTDRWPNEGTQVWEWNAAAGRENILRAEQANIGITFSEVTLAESGTVVLFSSKDKGRSVSLLPTTYIAIVPKSSIVPRMTQASRMITDGKVTPSCINYVTGPSNSADIEMDLVVGVHGPVKAAYIVVTDR; translated from the coding sequence ATGACAAACGGAACGATTCAAAACAAGGACAGCTTTTTAAACCGGATTGCGGAACGGCTAGGCCGCAGCAGGCGGACAGCCGGCGTCTCTGTCCCCGATTACGCACATCAGCCGCAGCACCGTGTGTATCAAGGCTTTACACAGGATCAGCTTCTCGGCGTCTTAAAGGAGCATTGCCGGAAGATTCATACGGAACTGCTTGAAACAGATACTCTCGGCCTGTATGAGGCCCTTTATGATCAAGCATCACGATTCGGAGGCGGCCCTGTGATTGTTCCGAAAGACGAGCGTTTTCAAGAATACGGACTGTCAAGCCTTTTAACAGACAGATGGCCGAATGAAGGCACACAAGTATGGGAGTGGAATGCGGCAGCCGGCAGAGAAAATATTCTGCGGGCGGAACAGGCGAACATCGGCATTACATTCAGCGAGGTCACGCTTGCGGAATCCGGAACAGTCGTCCTTTTCAGCTCGAAAGATAAAGGACGCTCGGTGAGCCTCCTGCCAACGACATACATTGCGATCGTTCCAAAGAGCTCGATCGTCCCGAGGATGACACAGGCAAGCCGGATGATCACAGACGGCAAAGTCACACCGTCATGCATCAACTATGTGACGGGACCGAGCAACTCAGCCGATATTGAAATGGACCTTGTTGTCGGTGTCCATGGTCCGGTGAAAGCCGCATATATCGTGGTAACCGACCGCTAG
- a CDS encoding LutB/LldF family L-lactate oxidation iron-sulfur protein yields MAMKIGTETFKERVSDGLDNTFMRGAVSSAQERLRARRLEAAEELGNWEEWRSLAEEIRQHVLENLDYYLEQLADNVAKKGGHVFFAETAEEATGYIREVVKKKNGKKIVKSKSMVTEEINMNEALESEGCEVVETDLGEYILQIDDHDPPSHIVAPALHKNKEQIRDVFKERIDYRKTEKPEELVMHARAVLRKKFLEADIGITGCNFAIADTGSVSLVTNEGNGRLVTTIPKTQITVMGMERIVPSFDEFEVLVGMLTRSAVGQRLTSYITALTGPKLPDEADGPEEFHLVIVDNGRSKILGTDFQSVLQCIRCAACINVCPVYRHVGGHSYGSIYSGPIGAVLSPLLGGYDDYKELPYASSLCAACSEACPVKIPLHELLLKHRQRIVEKEGRAPISEKLAMKAFGLGTSTPSLYKMGSKWAPAAMKPFQEGENITKGPGPLKQWTQIRDFPAPNRSRFRDWFQDRQKGEDR; encoded by the coding sequence ATGGCAATGAAGATCGGAACGGAAACATTTAAAGAACGCGTATCAGATGGGCTTGATAATACGTTTATGAGGGGGGCCGTCTCAAGCGCCCAGGAACGGTTAAGAGCACGGCGGCTTGAGGCGGCAGAAGAGCTCGGAAACTGGGAAGAATGGCGGTCGCTTGCCGAAGAAATCAGGCAGCACGTGCTGGAAAACCTAGACTATTATCTTGAGCAGCTCGCCGACAACGTCGCCAAAAAAGGCGGACACGTTTTCTTTGCCGAGACGGCCGAGGAAGCGACAGGCTACATCCGCGAAGTCGTGAAAAAGAAAAACGGCAAAAAAATCGTCAAGTCAAAATCGATGGTCACGGAAGAAATCAATATGAATGAAGCGCTTGAAAGCGAAGGCTGCGAAGTGGTGGAAACCGATTTGGGAGAGTACATCCTTCAGATTGACGACCATGATCCACCGTCCCATATCGTTGCACCTGCGCTCCATAAAAATAAAGAGCAGATCCGCGATGTCTTTAAAGAGCGGATCGACTACCGCAAAACGGAAAAGCCTGAGGAGCTTGTCATGCACGCGCGGGCCGTTCTCAGAAAAAAATTCCTGGAGGCGGACATCGGCATCACGGGCTGCAATTTTGCGATTGCCGATACAGGGTCTGTCAGCCTTGTCACAAACGAAGGGAACGGACGCCTCGTGACGACCATTCCGAAAACGCAGATTACCGTGATGGGGATGGAGCGAATCGTCCCGTCATTTGACGAGTTTGAAGTGCTTGTCGGAATGCTGACGAGAAGCGCGGTCGGTCAAAGGCTGACAAGCTATATCACAGCATTGACGGGGCCGAAGCTGCCGGACGAAGCGGACGGGCCGGAGGAATTCCACCTCGTGATCGTCGACAACGGGCGTTCGAAAATTCTCGGGACCGACTTTCAATCCGTTCTCCAATGCATCCGCTGTGCGGCCTGCATCAATGTCTGCCCGGTCTACCGCCATGTCGGCGGACATTCCTACGGCTCGATTTATTCCGGGCCGATCGGAGCGGTGCTCTCCCCGCTTCTCGGCGGATACGACGATTACAAAGAACTTCCTTATGCATCATCATTATGTGCGGCCTGCTCTGAAGCCTGTCCTGTCAAAATTCCGCTTCATGAGCTGCTGTTAAAGCACCGGCAGCGGATCGTCGAAAAAGAAGGGCGCGCACCGATTTCCGAAAAGCTGGCGATGAAAGCGTTCGGTCTCGGAACATCGACGCCATCGCTTTATAAAATGGGCTCAAAATGGGCGCCGGCGGCGATGAAGCCGTTTCAAGAAGGCGAAAACATTACGAAGGGTCCGGGACCGCTGAAGCAATGGACGCAAATCCGCGACTTTCCTGCGCCGAACCGATCCAGGTTCCGCGACTGGTTCCAGGACAGACAGAAGGGGGAAGACAGATGA
- a CDS encoding CocE/NonD family hydrolase — MWTFTWKREVTAYYLHSGGHANTCHGDGTRSITPPERETPDRFLYDPLQPVPTKGGAIRCRRIFTSGAFEQRDIEERQDVLVYSSPILEENMEVTGPVKVRPWAASSTPDTDFVVRLIDVHPDARHTI, encoded by the coding sequence TTGTGGACATTTACTTGGAAACGCGAAGTTACGGCATATTATCTGCACAGCGGCGGTCATGCGAACACCTGTCATGGAGATGGAACACGCAGTATCACTCCTCCTGAACGGGAAACACCTGATCGTTTTCTCTACGATCCATTACAACCTGTTCCTACAAAAGGAGGAGCCATCAGATGCCGCCGGATTTTTACAAGCGGAGCCTTTGAGCAAAGAGACATTGAAGAGCGGCAAGATGTACTGGTGTACAGCTCACCTATTCTCGAAGAAAACATGGAGGTGACGGGTCCGGTAAAAGTCAGGCCCTGGGCTGCATCGAGTACACCGGATACTGATTTTGTCGTCCGCTTAATTGATGTGCATCCAGATGCTCGGCATACAATTTGA
- a CDS encoding FadR/GntR family transcriptional regulator: MKYKQIKTKKIYEEVAEALLESIKNGELQPGDQLDSVQSLADSFQVSRSAVREALSALKAMGMVEMRQGEGTYVKRFEPEQISIPLSAALLMKKKDVAELLEVRKILEIGVVSGAAQKRTEEDLENMRTALEDMKLADGNDELGEKADFAFHLALAGASQNDLLKGLMNHVSSLLIETMRETRKIWLFSKKTSVKRLYEEHEAIYEAVKEKDGEKAEQAMLNHLTNVEKVLSAYFEETKQADESGI; this comes from the coding sequence TTGAAATACAAGCAAATCAAGACGAAAAAAATATACGAAGAAGTGGCGGAAGCCCTTCTTGAATCGATCAAAAACGGGGAGCTCCAGCCGGGTGATCAGCTAGATTCCGTTCAGTCGCTCGCCGACAGCTTTCAAGTCAGCCGTTCGGCCGTCAGGGAAGCGCTGTCAGCCTTAAAAGCGATGGGAATGGTAGAGATGAGACAGGGGGAAGGCACCTATGTGAAAAGGTTTGAACCTGAACAGATTTCGATCCCTCTTTCTGCCGCACTGCTGATGAAAAAGAAGGATGTCGCAGAGCTTCTTGAAGTCCGCAAAATTCTGGAAATCGGCGTTGTTTCCGGTGCGGCGCAAAAACGCACGGAAGAGGATCTGGAAAATATGCGCACGGCGCTCGAGGATATGAAGCTGGCCGACGGCAACGACGAACTCGGCGAAAAAGCGGATTTTGCCTTTCATTTGGCGCTTGCCGGTGCATCGCAAAACGATCTCCTGAAAGGCTTGATGAATCATGTATCATCCCTTTTGATCGAAACGATGAGAGAAACGCGCAAAATCTGGCTGTTTTCCAAAAAAACATCTGTAAAGCGCCTTTATGAAGAGCACGAGGCTATCTACGAAGCCGTAAAAGAAAAGGACGGCGAAAAAGCGGAACAGGCGATGCTCAACCATCTGACAAACGTCGAAAAGGTGCTCTCCGCCTACTTTGAAGAAACAAAACAGGCCGACGAATCAGGTATTTGA
- the yvfG gene encoding protein YvfG, whose translation MTELFSVPYFIENFKTHIEMNPNEDKIHAMNSYYRSVVSTLVQDQLTKNAVVLKRIQHLDEAYNKVKRGEA comes from the coding sequence TTGACAGAACTTTTTTCAGTACCGTATTTTATCGAAAACTTTAAAACCCATATTGAAATGAACCCGAATGAGGATAAGATCCATGCGATGAACAGCTATTACCGCTCGGTCGTTTCAACACTTGTGCAGGATCAGCTGACAAAAAACGCCGTTGTCTTAAAACGGATTCAGCATTTGGATGAAGCCTATAACAAGGTAAAGCGCGGAGAAGCATAA
- a CDS encoding LysR family transcriptional regulator — protein MDLKWLQTFIAAAESENFRETAERLYLTQPAVSQHIRKLENELDMRLFIHTGRSVVLTDEGRLFLPYAKDMMNVYNSGRQKVAQWKQGYSRMIRLAVHPYIASYILPRFLPAFIEKQPDMEISTIVAEADDIKKAVEDNKADIGISRNDPNTNSLYYQHICEGTLCLAAPYQETGLANAGAIFSRYRLLTHDHSSTGDDLLRTILVHYPGVQTMSAGQIDAALHMVKAGIGASFLPAYMIKHDQNEKRLITVDIPNIKLPASKTYIMWKRNSGHIRQFHAMLDDFMKREQI, from the coding sequence ATGGATTTAAAATGGCTGCAGACTTTTATCGCCGCTGCAGAATCAGAAAATTTCAGAGAAACGGCTGAACGGCTTTACCTGACCCAGCCTGCCGTTTCTCAGCATATTCGAAAATTGGAAAACGAATTGGATATGAGATTATTTATACATACCGGAAGAAGTGTCGTTCTCACCGACGAGGGCAGACTGTTTTTGCCTTATGCGAAAGACATGATGAATGTGTACAATTCGGGAAGGCAGAAGGTGGCTCAATGGAAGCAGGGCTACAGCCGCATGATTAGATTGGCAGTACATCCCTACATCGCTTCCTATATATTGCCCCGGTTTTTGCCGGCTTTTATCGAAAAACAGCCGGATATGGAGATTTCAACCATTGTGGCCGAGGCAGATGACATCAAAAAAGCAGTTGAAGACAATAAAGCTGATATCGGAATATCGCGAAACGACCCAAATACTAACAGTCTTTACTATCAGCACATATGCGAAGGAACACTATGCCTTGCCGCCCCGTATCAAGAAACCGGCCTTGCTAACGCCGGAGCCATTTTCAGCCGCTACAGGCTGCTGACGCATGATCACTCTTCCACAGGGGATGATCTGTTAAGGACCATTCTTGTGCATTACCCAGGCGTACAAACGATGTCCGCCGGACAAATTGATGCGGCACTTCACATGGTGAAGGCGGGAATCGGCGCATCATTCCTGCCGGCATATATGATTAAGCATGATCAAAATGAAAAAAGACTGATCACGGTCGATATACCAAACATCAAATTGCCCGCTTCCAAAACCTATATCATGTGGAAAAGAAACAGCGGACATATCAGACAATTTCACGCCATGCTGGATGATTTTATGAAACGTGAACAGATTTAA
- a CDS encoding (Fe-S)-binding protein, translating to MKVSLFITCLVDMFQTNVGKATVELLERLGCEVDFPEGQICCGQPAYNSGYVKDSKKAMRRMIETFDDAEYVVSPSGSCAFMFKEYPHLFQDEPLWAEKAQRLADKTYELTDFIVNVLKINDVGARLEKKATYHTSCHMTRLLGVKDAPMKLLQNVKGLEFTPLPRQHDCCGFGGTFSVKMSQISEQMVDEKVACVEDAGAEVLIGADCGCLMNIGGRIGRKNKPIEVMHIAEVLNSR from the coding sequence ATGAAAGTTTCACTGTTTATCACGTGTTTGGTTGACATGTTTCAGACGAATGTCGGAAAAGCAACCGTTGAACTGCTGGAGCGGCTCGGGTGTGAAGTCGATTTTCCTGAAGGGCAGATCTGCTGCGGGCAGCCGGCTTACAACAGCGGCTATGTCAAAGACTCCAAAAAAGCGATGAGGCGGATGATTGAAACATTTGATGATGCTGAATATGTCGTCAGCCCTTCGGGATCATGCGCTTTCATGTTTAAGGAATATCCGCACCTGTTCCAGGATGAGCCTCTATGGGCGGAAAAGGCGCAGCGGCTTGCTGATAAAACGTATGAGCTGACAGATTTTATCGTCAATGTTTTGAAAATCAACGACGTGGGGGCGAGATTAGAGAAAAAGGCGACTTATCACACATCATGCCATATGACAAGGCTTTTGGGCGTTAAGGACGCGCCGATGAAGCTGTTACAGAATGTGAAAGGGCTTGAATTTACACCGCTGCCGCGCCAACATGACTGCTGCGGATTTGGCGGTACTTTTTCGGTGAAAATGTCGCAAATATCAGAGCAGATGGTTGATGAAAAAGTGGCTTGTGTCGAAGATGCGGGTGCGGAGGTGTTGATCGGGGCCGACTGCGGCTGTCTGATGAATATCGGAGGGCGGATCGGCAGAAAGAATAAGCCGATCGAAGTCATGCACATTGCAGAGGTTTTAAACAGCAGATAA
- a CDS encoding ABC transporter ATP-binding protein, producing the protein MNVVIEANGLTKSYGAKTVVNKVDLQVEKGEIYGFLGRNGAGKSTFMNMITGITQPSAGSFRLLNESSLEKVKHRIGVLPDYSMFYDSLTAVGHLKYFAKLNGCRASTKRCETVLERVGLLEDGYKKAGRFSFGMKKKLGIAQAIIHDPELIFLDEPTSGVDAESALYIHKLLIDLQKEGKTIFMTSHNLYEIEKMCTRIAIMKNGSILKEGTIDELRKHFMSNISVQIRHSDIPDQHFGLINGFLESAGEQLEYRGREISIIVNSEEKIPAIVRVLTNCKVGIYRIHVDEPSLEEIFLDDTEKSSVSSI; encoded by the coding sequence ATGAATGTGGTGATCGAGGCAAACGGACTGACGAAAAGCTACGGGGCGAAAACGGTCGTCAACAAGGTCGATCTGCAAGTGGAAAAAGGCGAGATTTACGGATTTCTAGGCCGCAATGGCGCGGGGAAATCGACATTTATGAATATGATCACCGGCATCACTCAGCCGTCTGCGGGAAGCTTTCGATTATTAAACGAATCTTCGCTTGAAAAAGTGAAGCACCGGATTGGCGTGCTGCCGGACTATTCCATGTTTTATGATTCGCTGACAGCGGTCGGCCACTTGAAATATTTCGCCAAGCTCAACGGATGCAGGGCATCAACAAAGCGGTGCGAAACCGTTTTGGAAAGGGTTGGTCTCTTGGAAGACGGGTATAAAAAAGCGGGCCGTTTTTCATTCGGCATGAAGAAAAAGCTAGGCATTGCCCAGGCTATAATTCATGATCCTGAGCTGATCTTTTTGGATGAACCGACCTCCGGTGTTGATGCCGAATCGGCTCTCTATATACATAAACTACTTATCGATCTGCAAAAAGAGGGAAAAACGATATTCATGACTTCTCATAATCTTTATGAGATCGAGAAAATGTGTACAAGAATCGCAATTATGAAGAACGGAAGCATTTTAAAAGAAGGTACGATTGATGAGTTACGGAAACACTTCATGTCGAACATTTCCGTTCAGATTCGCCATTCGGATATTCCTGATCAGCATTTCGGTCTGATCAACGGCTTCCTCGAATCAGCCGGGGAACAGCTTGAATACCGCGGTCGTGAAATCTCGATTATCGTAAATTCGGAGGAAAAAATTCCGGCTATCGTCAGAGTATTGACCAACTGCAAGGTGGGCATTTACAGAATTCATGTCGATGAACCGTCGCTTGAAGAGATTTTTTTGGATGACACTGAGAAGAGCAGTGTGTCGTCGATATGA
- the lutP gene encoding L-lactate permease LutP, giving the protein MGWTQEYTPLGNSLLLSSLAALIPILYFFWALAVKRMKGHMAGLTTLLIALALAVFVYGMPAEKAVMSASQGAVYGLLPIGWIIITSVFLYKLTVKSGQFEIIRHSVLSITDDRRLQALLIAFSFGAFLEGAAGFGAPVAISAALLAGLGFNPLYAAGLCLIANTAPVAFGAIGIPIIAVEGPTGIPAMDISKMVGRQLPFLSVFIPFYLIVIMSGFRRSFEVLPAIFVSGVSFAVTQYLSSNFLGPELPDILSAIVSLIALAVFLKFWKPKTPFKFPHEKEAAAAAESQSRDQAAAYSPGQIFKAWTPFLLLTAMVSLWGIPSVKQALVGHYQGANPVLLLLNEIGGRLSFAPGVPFLHNQIIGSSGEPIEALFKLELLGSAGTAILLAAVLAKFVLAITWKDWGQVFAETLTELGKPVLTIASVVGFAYVTNSSGMSTTLGMSLAMTGAMFSFFSPVLGWLGVFITGSDTSANLLFGSLQKVTATSVGMEPVLAVAANSSGGVTGKMISPQSIAVACAAVGLAGKESDLLRFTLKHSLFLLFLVCIITFLQHHLFSWMIP; this is encoded by the coding sequence ATGGGATGGACACAAGAGTATACACCCTTGGGAAACAGTTTGCTGCTGTCTTCACTTGCGGCGCTTATCCCGATTTTGTATTTTTTCTGGGCTTTGGCCGTCAAACGAATGAAGGGGCATATGGCCGGCTTGACGACCTTGCTGATCGCATTGGCGCTGGCCGTTTTCGTTTACGGCATGCCTGCGGAGAAAGCGGTCATGTCGGCGTCACAGGGCGCAGTTTATGGACTTTTGCCGATCGGCTGGATCATCATCACATCTGTTTTTTTGTACAAGCTGACCGTTAAAAGCGGGCAATTTGAAATCATTCGGCACTCGGTGCTCTCGATTACAGATGACCGTCGTTTGCAAGCACTTTTGATAGCGTTTTCATTCGGCGCGTTTTTAGAAGGGGCGGCAGGTTTTGGAGCGCCGGTCGCCATTTCGGCGGCACTGCTAGCAGGTCTCGGTTTCAATCCTTTATATGCGGCAGGCCTCTGTTTAATCGCCAATACGGCGCCTGTGGCCTTCGGCGCGATTGGCATACCGATTATTGCGGTGGAGGGTCCGACCGGCATTCCGGCGATGGACATTTCAAAAATGGTCGGGCGCCAGCTTCCGTTTTTATCTGTTTTTATTCCGTTTTATTTGATCGTGATCATGAGCGGATTTCGCAGATCTTTTGAAGTGCTGCCGGCGATTTTCGTGTCGGGCGTTTCGTTTGCGGTAACCCAATATCTCAGCTCAAACTTCCTGGGACCGGAGCTCCCGGATATTTTGTCGGCGATCGTTTCGCTTATCGCCCTTGCCGTGTTCTTAAAGTTTTGGAAGCCGAAAACGCCATTCAAATTTCCGCACGAGAAGGAAGCGGCGGCTGCCGCAGAATCGCAGTCAAGAGATCAGGCGGCTGCCTATTCACCGGGGCAAATTTTCAAGGCATGGACACCGTTTTTATTGTTGACCGCCATGGTTTCCCTTTGGGGGATTCCTTCCGTGAAGCAGGCGCTCGTCGGGCATTATCAAGGGGCAAATCCAGTGCTGCTGCTTTTAAATGAAATCGGCGGACGGCTGTCATTCGCACCAGGTGTGCCTTTCCTGCACAATCAAATCATCGGCTCATCCGGAGAGCCGATTGAGGCTCTTTTTAAACTTGAACTGCTCGGATCGGCGGGTACGGCGATTCTGCTTGCGGCCGTGCTGGCAAAGTTTGTGCTTGCAATCACCTGGAAAGACTGGGGGCAGGTGTTTGCCGAAACGCTGACAGAGCTTGGCAAGCCCGTTTTGACGATCGCTTCCGTCGTGGGCTTCGCCTATGTCACCAATTCTTCCGGGATGAGCACAACGCTCGGCATGTCACTGGCGATGACGGGTGCGATGTTTTCGTTTTTCTCTCCCGTGCTCGGCTGGCTCGGGGTCTTCATCACAGGCTCGGATACTTCAGCGAACCTGTTGTTTGGCAGTCTGCAAAAAGTCACCGCAACATCGGTCGGAATGGAGCCCGTCCTGGCGGTGGCGGCCAATTCCTCAGGAGGTGTCACCGGAAAAATGATATCCCCGCAATCGATTGCGGTTGCCTGCGCGGCTGTCGGACTCGCGGGAAAAGAATCCGATCTGCTCCGCTTTACATTGAAGCACAGCTTATTTCTCTTGTTCCTTGTCTGTATCATCACATTTTTGCAGCATCATCTGTTTTCCTGGATGATCCCGTAA
- a CDS encoding ABC transporter permease subunit, with amino-acid sequence MWTICLNECKSLFKSVKSLIMIVLIFWVSYKVADLIKSAPTEAVREMGLGENPYEAGISVIVFLFGFLLVSGLSHDMISREVHSRTIRFLVTKTSHSKIILGKFLGVLLFWFLCITVSFILVMMVSKSFLGLGAVECMAFLAAAIALNLLFSVIFSKPGMTMFFAVVFSLLFPAVSYWAINSQNAMISWFQYVTPYYYSDLGGCFSLINLVYAAVALSGAIVILKRRDL; translated from the coding sequence TTGTGGACAATTTGTCTGAATGAATGTAAAAGTCTTTTTAAAAGTGTAAAATCGCTCATTATGATCGTGCTGATTTTTTGGGTAAGCTATAAAGTTGCCGACCTTATAAAAAGCGCGCCGACCGAGGCTGTTCGGGAAATGGGCCTTGGTGAAAACCCCTACGAAGCCGGAATCTCGGTTATCGTCTTTTTGTTTGGTTTTCTGCTGGTTTCGGGATTGTCCCATGACATGATCAGCCGGGAAGTCCATTCGCGGACGATCAGATTTCTTGTGACCAAAACCTCACACAGCAAAATTATTTTGGGGAAATTTTTGGGTGTCTTATTGTTTTGGTTTCTTTGCATCACGGTATCTTTCATATTGGTGATGATGGTTTCCAAATCTTTTTTGGGGCTGGGGGCTGTTGAATGCATGGCGTTTCTTGCAGCTGCAATCGCTTTAAATCTGCTGTTTTCCGTCATCTTTTCCAAGCCTGGCATGACCATGTTTTTCGCGGTTGTCTTTTCCCTGCTTTTCCCGGCCGTCAGCTATTGGGCGATCAATTCTCAAAACGCGATGATCAGCTGGTTTCAATATGTGACACCCTATTATTATTCCGATCTTGGGGGCTGCTTCAGCCTGATCAACTTAGTTTACGCCGCCGTGGCTTTGTCCGGGGCCATCGTGATCTTGAAAAGGAGAGACCTATAA